A single Candoia aspera isolate rCanAsp1 chromosome 5, rCanAsp1.hap2, whole genome shotgun sequence DNA region contains:
- the RNF6 gene encoding E3 ubiquitin-protein ligase RNF6, whose amino-acid sequence MACSRACSGENGGQATSQSNGGDNERQWQQERLNREEAYYQFINALTDEDYRLMRDHNLLGTPGEITADELQQRLQGAKENQASQSEPESREWEGDTAGYSEMLGENITSNSLLEWLNTFHHTGNSMHSGQSGNQTWRAVSQANPSSGEFRFNLEININHEQTNDTTPGEQLNEFLYGHSSRMHMENRSLIANSPVASRTRSRTLGNSVGHGFASTGIGNISGLLTQNAEETSRFFSGRLGTRNRSSAGSTPNSLLDDNEHNIIRQRRTQRVTPVRLHRGRARTRRNARQRTEILRLRSTFSSQFQSLLESGQPMNIQQIQAGANRAHITQSSPEQTEEQAPSLGITLEEEESVRATAASRRHPSITLDLQVRRIRPRENRDHDSIATRTRSRVGLADNLVTLESDNEGFIQNVSRSEHAGIRTYVNTIRIPLHRVSDTGLGESSSVAVRSILRQIMTGFGELSSLMDTETGSEIERNSQHLSDMQPQMPNLDTLNNTDEFNATSHRNRLTEQGSGERQRHGETNTTQHHQNNNTQNSRASFVENGTLPILRLVPYLLLEEDSSDNLRGLTKDQIDNLSTRNYGNAHSEDDEISKMCSVCINEYVVGNKLRQLPCTHEFHFHCIDRWLSENSTCPICRQPVVT is encoded by the exons ATGGCTTGTTCTAGAGCTTGCTCAGGGGAAAATGGAGGACAGGCAACTTCTCAGAGTAACGGTGGTGATAATGAAAGACAATGGCAGCAGGAACGCCTCAACAGAGAGGAGGCTTATTATCAATTTATTAATGCACTCACTGATGAAGACTACAGGTTAATGAGGGATCATAACCTTCTTGGGACTCCAG GGGAAATAACAGCAGATGAGCTGCAGCAACGTTTGCAAGGTGCAAAGGAAAATCAGGCATCCCAGTCTGAGCCAGAAAGTAGAGAATGGGAAGGTGATACTGCTGGAT ATTCAGAGATGCTTGGGGAAAACATAACCAGCAACTCTTTGTTAGAGTGGTTGAACACATTCCATCATACAGGAAATTCCATGCATAGTGGACAGAGTGGGAACCAGACTTGGAGAGCTGTAAGCCAGGCAAACCCAAGTAGTGGAGAATTCCGGTTTaatcttgaaataaatataaatcatgaACAGACCAATGATACTACTCCTGGAGAACAACTGAATGAGTTCTTGTATGGCCATTCCAGTAGAATGCATATGGAAAATAGATCTTTAATTGCAAATAGCCCAGTAGCCAGCCGAACTAGGAGCAGGACATTAGGTAATTCTGTTGGACATGGATTTGCCTCAACAGGAATTGGAAATATTAGTGGTTTGCTGACTCAGAATGCTGAAGAAACTTCTCGATTCTTCTCTGGTAGACTTGGAACTAGAAACAGAAGTTCAGCAGGTTCAACACCCAACAGCCTTTTAGATGACAATGAACACAACATCATCAGGCAAAGGAGAACACAGAGAGTGACACCGGTAAGACTTCACAGAGGGAGAGCTAGAACTCGGAGAAATGCAAGGCAAAGGACAGAGATTTTAAGACTAAGATCAACTTTTAGTAGTCAATTCCAGTCTCTTTTGGAAAGTGGGCAACCAATGAATATACAACAAATACAGGCAGGAGCTAATAGGGCACACATAACCCAGTCCTCTCCAGAACAAACTGAGGAGCAAGCACCATCACTGGGTATAACTTTGGAAGAGGAAGAATCTGTAAGAGCCACAGCTGCATCTAGAAGGCATCCTAGTATTACATTAGATCTTCAGGTGAGAAGGATTCGTCCCAGAGAAAATAGAGATCATGACAGTATTGCGACTAGAACTCGTTCAAGAGTGGGCTTGGCAGACAACCTGGTCACTCTTGAAAGTGATAATGAAGGATTTATTCAGAATGTTTCACGTTCTGAACATGCAGGCATACGGACGTATGTTAACACCATAAGGATACCTCTTCATAGGGTGTCAGATACTGGGCTTGGTGAGTCTTCATCAGTGGCTGTCAGGTCAATTTTAAGGCAAATTATGACTGGATTTGGAGAGCTAAGCTCCTTAATGGATACAGAAACAGGTTCTGAAATTGAGAGGAATAGTCAGCACTTGTCAGATATGCAGCCCCAAATGCCTAACTTGGACACTTTAAATAATACTGATGAATTTAATGCGACTTCACATAGGAATAGATTAACAGAACAAGGTAGCGGGGAAAGGCAAAGGCATGGAGAGACAAATACTACCCAACACCATCAAAATAATAACACACAAAATAGCAGAGCATCATTTGTTGAAAATGGAACACTTCCCATCCTTCGCCTTGTACCCTACCTTTTATTAGAAGAAGATTCTAGTGACAACTTGAGAGGATTAACCAAAGACCAGATTGATAATCTTTCTACCCGGAATTATGGGAATGCCCATTCAGAAGATGATGAAATAAGTAAGATGTGTAGTGTATGCATTAATGAATATGTTGTAGGAAACAAGCTAAGGCAGTTACCATGTACGCATGAATTCCATTTTCATTGTATTGATCGCTGGCTTTCTGAAAATTCCACTTGCCCAATTTGTCGGCAACCTGTAGTAACTTAA